A portion of the uncultured Draconibacterium sp. genome contains these proteins:
- a CDS encoding RagB/SusD family nutrient uptake outer membrane protein, with the protein MKFIKNSILSFSVAILLLMGSCTDLDETVYSGLTDETIDVNDPEVVGYMMGEALAQFRFLYWGWNGYFDVMAECSDIYMTPKRIGIGWGDLYIPMHKHSWNSTQGHIDGLWNTAYVGIGYANKTLDVLPETGPEQAQMRFIRALNYYVLLDAFRNVPLETTQDTEPGYLPEQADAQEIFDFCVSELNAIKDDLGTEKVFGYANRFAADMALAKLYLNYNAYFGTNDDSYYALALAEVNDVIENGGYSLAPNYLDNFKVDIDGSPEVIFAIPLDHTNASHNYLVNKCLVGAGAAAYGYNGSPWNGSCAVPQFIDTYDEGDMRLGYTWAGGVQHFATEDADGNTIPQSGDPIPFGTDDWAGEGVLNYSRNVHSIDNPGAYQQEGYRFVKSEIEAGDYGTYGNDVAFFRLADAMFIKAECLLRLGQDEQTAADLITEVRSRSFETAQGAVRSVADLKGGSVYDYGHREYTSEGFANYDPASYIVTIEGGDDIELGGLLDDLAWEFAGEHHRRQDLIRFKMSDGRNVFNGKSWFCKDATTETHWDYFPIPKAALDANISLVQNDGYQGGAN; encoded by the coding sequence ATGAAATTCATAAAGAACTCTATATTAAGTTTTTCCGTAGCAATTTTATTGCTTATGGGATCTTGTACCGACCTGGACGAAACAGTGTATTCCGGGTTGACCGATGAAACCATCGATGTAAATGACCCGGAAGTAGTTGGGTATATGATGGGTGAAGCTTTAGCTCAATTCCGCTTCCTGTATTGGGGATGGAACGGTTACTTCGATGTAATGGCAGAATGTAGCGATATTTACATGACTCCGAAAAGAATTGGTATTGGATGGGGAGACCTTTACATTCCAATGCACAAACACTCCTGGAATTCCACACAAGGCCATATTGATGGTCTTTGGAACACAGCATATGTAGGAATTGGTTATGCCAACAAAACACTCGATGTATTGCCGGAAACAGGTCCGGAACAAGCACAAATGCGTTTTATCCGTGCATTAAACTATTACGTTTTGCTTGATGCATTCCGTAATGTACCACTGGAAACAACTCAGGACACTGAACCTGGATACCTTCCGGAACAAGCAGATGCACAAGAAATTTTTGATTTCTGTGTAAGCGAATTGAATGCTATTAAAGACGATCTTGGAACTGAAAAAGTATTTGGTTATGCGAACCGTTTTGCAGCCGATATGGCACTGGCAAAATTGTACCTGAACTACAATGCTTATTTCGGAACAAACGACGATTCGTATTACGCATTGGCATTAGCCGAGGTTAACGATGTAATTGAAAACGGTGGTTATTCACTGGCTCCAAATTACCTTGATAACTTTAAAGTAGATATCGACGGATCGCCGGAAGTAATTTTCGCTATTCCGTTAGATCATACAAATGCATCGCACAACTATTTGGTAAATAAATGTTTGGTAGGTGCCGGTGCTGCAGCCTACGGTTACAATGGTTCGCCATGGAACGGTAGCTGTGCTGTACCTCAGTTTATCGATACTTACGACGAAGGTGACATGCGTTTAGGTTATACCTGGGCAGGTGGTGTACAACATTTTGCTACCGAAGATGCTGATGGTAATACTATTCCTCAATCAGGCGATCCTATTCCTTTTGGTACTGACGACTGGGCTGGTGAAGGTGTATTAAATTACTCAAGAAACGTTCACTCAATCGATAATCCAGGTGCATACCAGCAAGAAGGTTACCGTTTTGTAAAAAGCGAAATCGAAGCTGGCGACTATGGTACTTACGGAAACGACGTTGCTTTCTTCCGTTTGGCCGATGCTATGTTTATTAAGGCCGAGTGTTTACTTCGTTTAGGACAGGATGAGCAAACTGCTGCCGACCTTATTACCGAGGTTCGTAGCCGTTCGTTCGAAACTGCACAGGGAGCTGTTCGTTCGGTTGCCGACCTAAAAGGTGGAAGTGTATACGACTACGGACACCGCGAATACACCAGCGAAGGATTTGCTAACTACGATCCTGCATCATACATCGTAACCATCGAAGGTGGTGATGATATTGAGCTAGGTGGTTTATTAGATGATCTGGCATGGGAATTTGCCGGTGAACATCATCGTCGTCAAGACCTTATTCGTTTTAAAATGAGCGACGGAAGAAATGTATTTAACGGAAAATCATGGTTCTGTAAAGATGCCACAACTGAGACACATTGGGATTATTTCCCAATTCCGAAAGCAGCCTTGGATGCTAACATTTCACTTGTTCAAAACGACGGTTATCAGGGTGGAGCAAATTAA
- a CDS encoding SusC/RagA family TonB-linked outer membrane protein yields MKSIQSRKTRMFCYVLFLLIFPFTVFGQSSRISGTVYDADGVTLPGVTVMVVGTTNGTTTDIDGKYTINANAEDVLQFSYIGFKTQEIQLSGKTTVDVTMAVETIGIDEVVAIGYGTQRKGEVTSAIASVKSEDFTVGKIGDAAELVKGKIAGLSITKTSGDPNATSSIMLRGITTIMGSVEPLVLVDGIEGSLTTVAPENIESIDVLKDASAAAIYGTRGANGVILISTKSGKRGSYSSATYSSYASISDWYKTADFMDTHDVIYGRTNFPYDGYDTDWLKAITRKGGYTQNHSLSFEGGSDKSSYSANVTYSDEEGIMRKSDSEDLKAQLDFSQYALNDIVKLNLNVLYSTHNNTNNNNAYAYRQALIHNPSSPVYHEDGAYYEEFNRFQYYNPVEIQNERIGDYRRKYARVVGNITVEPIKNWQTNLMLSRGETSTTGQDYYTSKFYSQSTVDPEDQYRTIPRVRGGAGKSSSNTKSENLELTSKYNFEIEKSRVTALLGYSYLYNVYDSFNAGNSEFPSESYLYNNLGQGLYLTDEDHTASMGSYKDDNKLIGFFGRASYSYDNRFNLIASVRREGSSKFGENHKWGTFPSASVGWTISNESFMQTATWLDNLKLRAGYGVTGVIPGANYMSLTTYDYDAYGKHYSQDGEWTPSLKVAQNPNPDLKWETTSEVNIGVDWTMFDSRLHGSVDVYKKKTKDLLYDYAVPVPPNMYGWTTANVGEMENKGIEFMVSGTLVKKGDFEWNSTLTLSHNANKLLSLSNDLYETDNFMEVGGVSDPISVATHAMEIGEPLGDFWGLRSVGVSKDGFVLVEVFDEATETWSVKEFDTSYNLESNRQRLGNGLPSVYAGWSNTFRYKNFDLSAMITGQFGYQILNVQRSFYENNSIAYNRLKTAADLHPAITPDGAPVIDEATGEQLMVKLSGSMPQGVWSDHIEDGDFIKLSNVTLGYTLPITGNFEKYIKNLRLYVSGQNLFCITGYSGLDPEVSTYFLAPGIDDRDKYPTVRSYTFGLSVNF; encoded by the coding sequence ATGAAATCTATTCAATCAAGAAAAACACGAATGTTCTGCTATGTCTTGTTTCTCCTGATCTTTCCATTCACAGTATTTGGTCAATCCAGCAGGATTTCCGGAACTGTTTATGATGCGGACGGAGTAACTTTACCCGGTGTAACAGTAATGGTAGTTGGTACAACAAATGGTACTACTACCGATATTGATGGTAAATACACCATCAATGCAAATGCTGAAGACGTATTACAATTCTCGTACATTGGATTTAAAACTCAGGAAATCCAATTATCGGGAAAAACAACTGTTGATGTAACAATGGCGGTTGAAACCATTGGTATTGATGAAGTTGTTGCCATTGGTTACGGTACCCAACGTAAAGGTGAAGTAACCAGTGCTATTGCCAGTGTAAAATCGGAAGATTTTACGGTGGGTAAAATTGGCGATGCTGCCGAACTGGTAAAAGGTAAAATTGCCGGTTTAAGTATTACCAAAACATCTGGTGACCCGAATGCCACATCAAGTATTATGCTACGTGGTATTACTACAATTATGGGTAGTGTTGAGCCACTTGTTCTTGTTGACGGAATTGAAGGTTCGTTAACAACAGTAGCTCCTGAAAACATTGAGTCGATCGATGTATTGAAAGATGCTTCGGCGGCGGCAATTTATGGTACAAGGGGTGCAAACGGTGTAATCCTTATTTCAACCAAGTCAGGTAAACGCGGATCGTACTCAAGTGCAACTTATTCAAGTTATGCATCCATTTCTGATTGGTATAAAACTGCCGATTTTATGGATACGCACGATGTAATTTATGGCCGTACCAATTTTCCTTACGATGGTTACGATACTGATTGGTTAAAAGCCATAACACGTAAAGGTGGTTACACTCAAAACCACTCATTAAGTTTCGAAGGCGGATCTGACAAATCATCCTACTCGGCAAACGTTACCTATTCAGATGAAGAAGGTATCATGCGTAAGAGTGACAGTGAAGATCTGAAAGCACAACTTGATTTTAGCCAGTATGCGCTAAACGATATTGTGAAACTGAATTTGAATGTATTGTATTCTACACATAACAATACGAACAATAACAATGCTTACGCTTACCGTCAGGCATTAATTCACAACCCATCGTCGCCGGTATATCACGAAGATGGTGCGTACTACGAAGAGTTTAACCGCTTTCAGTATTACAACCCGGTTGAAATACAAAATGAGCGAATTGGTGATTATCGTCGTAAATATGCCCGCGTGGTTGGAAACATTACCGTTGAGCCAATTAAAAACTGGCAAACCAACCTGATGTTATCACGTGGTGAAACTTCTACAACAGGTCAAGACTATTATACCAGTAAGTTTTATTCGCAAAGTACAGTTGATCCGGAAGATCAATACAGAACAATACCACGCGTAAGAGGTGGTGCCGGAAAATCTTCGAGCAACACGAAAAGTGAAAACCTGGAGTTGACTTCAAAATATAATTTTGAAATTGAAAAAAGCCGTGTAACTGCTTTGCTTGGTTATAGTTACCTGTACAATGTATACGATAGTTTTAATGCAGGAAACTCTGAATTCCCTTCAGAATCATACCTGTACAACAACCTGGGACAAGGTTTGTACCTTACTGATGAAGACCATACAGCAAGTATGGGATCGTACAAAGACGATAATAAACTGATCGGTTTCTTTGGACGTGCAAGTTACAGCTACGACAACCGTTTTAACCTTATTGCAAGTGTTCGTCGCGAAGGTTCTTCTAAATTTGGTGAAAACCACAAATGGGGTACTTTCCCATCAGCATCGGTTGGTTGGACTATTAGCAACGAATCGTTTATGCAGACCGCAACCTGGCTCGATAATTTAAAACTGCGTGCCGGTTATGGTGTAACAGGTGTTATTCCGGGAGCTAATTATATGTCGTTAACTACATACGACTACGATGCTTATGGAAAACACTACAGTCAGGATGGCGAATGGACACCATCGTTAAAGGTGGCTCAAAACCCAAACCCTGATTTGAAATGGGAAACCACCAGCGAGGTGAACATTGGTGTTGACTGGACTATGTTCGATTCAAGATTACATGGTTCTGTTGATGTTTATAAGAAAAAAACAAAAGACCTTTTATACGACTACGCGGTTCCTGTTCCACCAAATATGTATGGATGGACAACTGCTAACGTTGGAGAAATGGAAAACAAAGGTATCGAGTTCATGGTTTCAGGTACGCTGGTTAAAAAGGGTGACTTCGAATGGAACTCAACTTTAACACTGTCGCACAATGCCAACAAATTGTTGAGCCTGTCGAACGATTTATACGAAACTGACAACTTTATGGAAGTTGGTGGTGTTAGCGATCCTATTTCGGTAGCTACTCACGCCATGGAAATTGGTGAGCCTCTGGGAGATTTCTGGGGATTGCGTTCAGTAGGTGTTAGCAAAGACGGATTTGTTTTGGTTGAAGTTTTTGATGAAGCAACCGAAACATGGTCGGTTAAAGAATTCGATACAAGTTACAACTTAGAGTCAAACCGTCAGCGTTTAGGAAACGGACTGCCAAGTGTATATGCCGGATGGAGCAACACTTTCCGTTACAAAAACTTCGATTTGAGTGCGATGATCACAGGTCAGTTCGGTTACCAGATCTTGAACGTTCAACGTAGTTTCTACGAAAACAATTCAATTGCATACAACCGTTTGAAAACGGCTGCCGACTTGCATCCTGCAATTACTCCTGATGGAGCTCCTGTAATTGATGAAGCTACAGGTGAACAATTGATGGTGAAACTGTCAGGTTCAATGCCTCAGGGAGTTTGGAGCGACCATATTGAAGATGGCGACTTTATTAAACTGAGCAACGTAACTTTAGGTTATACACTGCCAATCACAGGTAATTTTGAAAAATACATCAAAAATCTGCGTTTGTATGTTAGTGGTCAGAACTTGTTCTGTATTACCGGTTACTCAGGTTTAGATCCTGAAGTATCAACTTACTTCCTGGCACCTGGTATCGATGACCGTGATAAGTATCCAACTGTTCGTTCATACACTTTTGGACTTTCTGTTAACTTTTAA
- a CDS encoding two-component regulator propeller domain-containing protein, whose product MKSRLKIALICISLFLAFFANANGGKLTFTHYTNEDGLPSSYIKNICQDQFGFIWAATRSSVCRFDGKYFKTFQAVNEDGTSFDIWSKWNHFHTADSTLLVQSTDDIFYSFNFRKEVFEPYEPINKLGRIIELRESKNGYWVIQQEGIRFFDTKTKQTKSFAEYVSFATLPENTRVINVLEKAGRLMAISDNGMLLIFDLQRQQQRHFSLPDGFITNGISHFYIDNNNFVWVGNYADGLYQINLTNGQSQKFSVNEKGNRHLLHNLVHTISEDQQGRVWIGTEDGLCVWSPYTETFDYYQHDIRNPEGINTNPIYDIFCDRDGNMWLGTYFGGINFWSNTPDFFQVWQAGTGEQHLSGSAVSCITEDENGSIWVGMEDMGINQIDIEEGRIVREINESNGLSFNNVHDLLFETPSRLWVATYTGGVNIINLNTNKFEYIRMENHPQLPSNDVYSLIHSGDSVFISTSAGVAVWNTITKKLSHFQPETFNGVQVEFMYDSKDRIWFSSIIGVFYFDKKEQEFNQLPGLSILKNINFVKTDSKNRVWIGDCLHGLYGYDLKTDSISRYNESTGFPFSWIFSLEEGNDGYLWVSGDKGMVKFKPETDEIIWYNRESGLPFEQFNYRASYKSHTGEIYFGANRGMISFNEKDKPEVEKELDVVFRGLQLFNQSVVPGEGQALKQALNLHPEIHLKYKQNVFTIEYTGLHFENKGNCQYAYYLENFENSWNYVGNRDFATYTNLGPGEYFFHVKASTDNTEWGSKANTLKIIIEPPFWLSNWGFFIYFLLFVLLLVAFYVVATRIQKSKALAEMERREREYHTELNNFKLEFFTNVSHELRTPLTLIVGPLTRIFEDEKLTPALNKKMKGIMNNAHRLLTLINQLLEFRKIENGKEKLQVSHQNITTLLKDIEEAFVESAESKSIAFNFEMINLDSSIWVDCKKLENILINLISNALKFTKEGGEVDVKIEMRPDDARFKMLKVTVADNGIGIDPSKLKRIFDRFYHVDGMPDSQIAGSGIGLALVNSLVKLHKGTIDVRSAVGKGAVFVVQLPVSRKAYSDNEILIGTEQYIPHVTLADDLKPMPVLRDEVERLSTHPTILVIDDNRELLEFISETLINDYKVITAIDGTKGMEKVEEGLPDLIISDVMMPGIDGFELTRKLKTDIRTSHIPVILLTAKSGEENEYEGLQTGADYYIEKPFLPHILIKLIENVLNTRKRLIERFKSDVQMLPTEVASSESDKEFIEKISKLIRENIDRPNLDVSYLVNEMGISRSLLHVKLKKLTDCSATEFIRSIRLREAVKLIASGTCNISEAAYKTGFSSPAYFSRRFKEYFGVTPKAYFDK is encoded by the coding sequence ATGAAAAGCCGGTTAAAAATAGCTCTTATTTGTATTTCCCTGTTTCTTGCTTTTTTTGCTAATGCAAACGGCGGGAAACTAACCTTTACACACTACACCAACGAAGACGGTTTACCATCATCATATATTAAAAATATTTGTCAGGATCAGTTTGGTTTTATCTGGGCCGCAACACGAAGTTCGGTGTGCCGGTTTGATGGGAAATATTTTAAAACTTTTCAGGCGGTTAACGAAGATGGAACCAGCTTTGATATCTGGAGTAAATGGAACCATTTTCATACTGCCGACTCTACTTTGCTGGTGCAGAGTACTGATGATATCTTTTATTCATTCAATTTCAGAAAAGAGGTTTTTGAACCTTACGAACCAATAAATAAATTGGGACGAATTATTGAATTACGCGAATCGAAAAACGGATATTGGGTTATTCAGCAAGAAGGAATTCGTTTTTTTGATACCAAAACAAAGCAGACAAAAAGTTTTGCTGAGTATGTAAGTTTTGCCACGTTGCCCGAAAACACACGCGTAATAAATGTACTTGAAAAAGCAGGCCGCTTAATGGCAATAAGCGATAACGGAATGTTGCTTATTTTTGATTTGCAGCGCCAACAACAACGGCATTTTAGTTTACCCGACGGATTTATTACCAACGGTATTTCTCATTTTTATATCGACAATAACAATTTTGTGTGGGTTGGTAACTATGCCGACGGTTTATACCAAATAAATCTTACCAACGGGCAATCGCAGAAATTCTCTGTTAATGAAAAAGGGAACCGGCATTTGTTGCACAACCTGGTGCACACAATTAGCGAAGACCAACAAGGGCGCGTTTGGATAGGTACCGAAGATGGTTTATGTGTGTGGTCGCCTTACACCGAAACTTTCGATTATTATCAGCACGATATTAGAAATCCGGAAGGAATAAATACAAATCCGATTTATGATATTTTTTGCGACCGCGATGGAAATATGTGGTTGGGAACTTATTTCGGCGGTATAAACTTTTGGAGTAATACACCAGATTTTTTCCAGGTTTGGCAGGCAGGTACCGGCGAACAACATTTAAGCGGGAGTGCAGTGAGTTGCATTACCGAAGATGAAAACGGTAGCATTTGGGTGGGCATGGAAGACATGGGCATAAACCAGATTGACATTGAGGAAGGTCGGATTGTTAGAGAAATTAATGAAAGCAATGGCCTGTCGTTTAATAACGTGCACGATTTGCTTTTTGAAACACCTAGTCGTTTGTGGGTAGCGACCTATACCGGCGGGGTTAATATTATCAACTTAAATACCAATAAGTTTGAATATATAAGGATGGAAAACCATCCGCAATTGCCGTCAAATGATGTATATAGTTTGATACATTCCGGCGATTCTGTATTTATTTCCACCTCGGCAGGAGTTGCTGTGTGGAATACCATAACAAAAAAACTGTCGCATTTTCAGCCCGAAACCTTCAATGGAGTGCAAGTTGAATTTATGTACGATAGCAAAGACCGCATTTGGTTTTCATCCATTATCGGGGTGTTCTATTTTGATAAAAAGGAACAAGAATTCAATCAGCTGCCGGGTTTATCAATTTTAAAGAACATCAACTTTGTTAAAACCGATTCGAAAAACCGCGTGTGGATTGGCGATTGCCTGCATGGTTTATATGGTTACGATCTTAAAACTGATTCGATTTCCCGCTACAACGAATCAACCGGTTTCCCGTTTTCGTGGATTTTTAGTTTGGAAGAAGGAAACGATGGTTATTTATGGGTTAGTGGCGACAAGGGAATGGTAAAATTTAAACCCGAAACTGACGAAATAATATGGTATAATCGCGAATCGGGATTGCCGTTTGAGCAGTTTAATTACAGGGCATCGTATAAAAGCCACACCGGAGAAATTTATTTTGGTGCTAACCGCGGAATGATTTCGTTTAACGAAAAGGATAAACCGGAGGTAGAGAAAGAACTTGATGTTGTTTTCAGAGGGCTGCAGTTGTTTAATCAGTCAGTGGTGCCGGGCGAAGGACAGGCACTTAAACAAGCTTTAAATTTACATCCCGAGATTCATTTAAAATACAAACAAAATGTGTTTACAATTGAGTATACAGGCTTACATTTCGAAAACAAAGGTAACTGCCAGTATGCTTATTATCTCGAGAATTTCGAGAACTCGTGGAACTACGTTGGTAACCGCGATTTTGCTACTTACACCAACCTGGGGCCGGGCGAATATTTCTTTCATGTAAAAGCTTCAACCGATAATACCGAATGGGGAAGCAAAGCCAATACCTTAAAAATTATTATCGAACCTCCTTTCTGGTTGTCAAACTGGGGATTCTTTATTTATTTTCTGCTTTTTGTTCTGTTGTTGGTGGCATTTTATGTGGTTGCAACACGTATTCAAAAATCGAAAGCATTGGCCGAAATGGAGCGCCGCGAACGGGAGTACCATACTGAACTTAATAATTTTAAGTTGGAATTTTTTACGAATGTTTCACACGAGTTGCGCACTCCGTTAACATTAATTGTTGGGCCCTTAACCCGCATCTTTGAAGATGAAAAACTAACTCCGGCACTCAATAAGAAAATGAAAGGCATTATGAATAATGCACATCGTTTGCTTACGCTGATTAACCAGCTGCTGGAGTTCCGGAAAATTGAAAACGGAAAAGAAAAACTACAGGTTAGTCACCAAAATATTACAACCCTGCTGAAAGACATTGAAGAAGCATTTGTTGAGTCGGCCGAGTCAAAATCAATTGCCTTTAATTTCGAGATGATCAATTTAGATTCCAGTATTTGGGTTGATTGTAAGAAACTGGAGAATATTCTTATTAATTTGATTTCGAATGCATTAAAGTTTACCAAAGAAGGTGGCGAGGTAGATGTTAAAATAGAAATGCGACCTGATGATGCCAGGTTTAAAATGTTGAAAGTTACGGTTGCCGACAACGGCATCGGAATCGATCCATCGAAATTGAAAAGGATTTTTGATCGTTTTTACCACGTCGACGGAATGCCCGATTCGCAAATTGCCGGCTCGGGAATTGGTCTGGCTTTGGTAAACAGTTTGGTAAAGCTGCATAAAGGAACCATTGATGTGCGTAGCGCAGTAGGAAAGGGTGCAGTGTTTGTTGTGCAGCTTCCGGTTTCGCGAAAAGCATACAGCGATAACGAAATACTAATTGGCACCGAGCAATACATACCACATGTTACGCTGGCCGACGACCTAAAACCCATGCCTGTTTTACGCGATGAGGTAGAACGGTTGAGCACGCACCCAACTATATTGGTGATTGATGATAACCGCGAGCTGCTGGAATTTATTTCAGAAACGCTTATTAATGACTATAAGGTTATAACGGCAATTGATGGTACCAAAGGCATGGAAAAAGTGGAAGAGGGACTTCCTGATTTAATTATCAGTGACGTAATGATGCCTGGTATTGATGGTTTTGAATTGACACGTAAACTGAAAACCGATATTCGAACGTCGCATATTCCGGTTATTTTGCTTACTGCCAAAAGTGGCGAAGAGAATGAATACGAGGGCTTGCAAACGGGTGCCGACTACTACATTGAAAAGCCATTCTTGCCACATATTTTGATTAAACTGATTGAAAATGTGCTGAATACGCGTAAACGCCTGATCGAGCGTTTTAAATCGGATGTGCAAATGTTGCCTACCGAGGTAGCAAGCTCGGAGTCGGATAAAGAGTTTATTGAAAAGATAAGCAAGTTGATACGAGAGAATATCGATCGTCCAAATCTCGATGTTTCCTACCTGGTAAACGAAATGGGAATCAGTCGTTCGCTGCTTCATGTGAAGCTAAAAAAACTCACCGATTGTTCGGCCACCGAGTTTATCCGCTCAATCCGTTTGCGCGAGGCAGTTAAGTTAATCGCCAGCGGTACCTGTAATATTTCTGAAGCGGCATACAAAACCGGCTTCTCCAGTCCGGCTTATTTTAGCCGTCGTTTTAAAGAATATTTTGGCGTTACTCCAAAAGCTTATTTCGACAAGTAA
- a CDS encoding RagB/SusD family nutrient uptake outer membrane protein, which yields MVNNDELGWEFAAEFRRRTDMIRFGVYQTKSWYNHTPQGEHTILFPIGESELNTNPNLVQNPGY from the coding sequence GTGGTTAATAATGATGAATTAGGCTGGGAGTTTGCAGCCGAGTTCCGACGCAGAACAGATATGATCCGTTTTGGTGTTTATCAAACCAAAAGCTGGTACAACCACACGCCACAAGGCGAGCATACGATTTTATTCCCAATTGGTGAATCAGAATTAAATACCAATCCAAACCTGGTGCAGAACCCGGGTTATTAA
- a CDS encoding DUF6055 domain-containing protein, with amino-acid sequence MKSISTFRIYALAFLLLSFYLAEAKPPLLLKDISVAGKKKELYLPKEIDRVPIGNDFNDPESQFSYKHMMESENVAIFWDKIYGDDPMKNTDEEKRFDVKKLSSEVERFYQYYRDTLKMVEKGNSLTDKYKMIVIVFSDDKDRTAYGGGLEDKIGALWTPCQRINKMPFGTLAHELGHSFQYMSSIDAGTGPMGGIMEMSAQYMLWQVYPEWMTFENYHLVDFMKQTHYAFLHSANMYHSPYVLEYWSEKRGKDFFGKLSRSTQKGEDVVTTYKRITNLNQQQFNDEMFDASRHFITWDLKRVEKVAHRYANQHYTILNDAGKGWYRIDSTKCPQNYGYNGIKLNVPASGTKVHLEFEGIAGADGYAAVKLDKAGWRYGFVASLKDGSRVYGNINRRAKGKVNFVVPENTEYLWLVVSGAPTEHWPIVMRWGPPSDDDPKEEQWPYRIKLDGTTIDNSFIK; translated from the coding sequence ATGAAATCAATATCAACTTTTCGAATTTATGCATTGGCATTTTTACTCCTCTCTTTTTATTTGGCAGAAGCAAAACCCCCTTTATTATTGAAAGACATTTCTGTTGCTGGCAAAAAAAAGGAGTTATACCTTCCTAAAGAAATCGACCGTGTTCCGATAGGGAATGATTTTAATGATCCGGAAAGCCAGTTTAGTTATAAGCACATGATGGAATCGGAAAACGTAGCTATTTTTTGGGATAAGATTTATGGTGATGACCCAATGAAAAATACGGATGAAGAGAAACGTTTTGATGTGAAAAAATTATCGAGCGAAGTTGAGCGTTTCTACCAGTATTATCGCGACACGCTGAAGATGGTTGAGAAAGGTAATTCGCTTACCGATAAATATAAAATGATCGTGATTGTTTTTTCCGATGATAAAGACCGTACTGCTTATGGTGGTGGGCTCGAAGATAAAATAGGAGCGCTGTGGACCCCATGTCAACGGATAAATAAAATGCCATTCGGAACATTGGCTCACGAACTCGGACATTCGTTTCAATACATGTCGAGTATTGATGCCGGAACCGGCCCTATGGGAGGAATAATGGAAATGTCGGCACAATACATGCTATGGCAGGTTTACCCCGAATGGATGACCTTTGAAAATTACCACCTGGTTGATTTTATGAAACAGACTCATTATGCTTTTCTGCATTCGGCAAACATGTATCATTCTCCTTATGTGCTTGAATATTGGTCAGAAAAGCGAGGTAAGGATTTTTTCGGAAAATTGTCTCGTTCAACTCAAAAAGGCGAAGACGTTGTAACTACATACAAACGAATAACTAATTTGAATCAACAACAGTTTAACGATGAGATGTTCGATGCATCAAGGCACTTCATTACCTGGGATCTGAAACGGGTAGAAAAAGTCGCTCATCGCTATGCCAATCAACATTATACTATTCTTAATGATGCAGGTAAAGGATGGTACCGTATCGATTCAACAAAGTGTCCTCAAAACTACGGGTATAACGGGATTAAGTTAAATGTCCCGGCTTCAGGAACGAAAGTTCATTTGGAGTTTGAAGGTATTGCCGGAGCTGACGGGTATGCCGCAGTAAAATTAGACAAAGCGGGTTGGCGATATGGTTTTGTGGCATCATTGAAAGACGGAAGCCGGGTTTATGGAAATATAAATCGGAGAGCAAAGGGAAAAGTAAATTTTGTTGTTCCTGAAAACACAGAATATTTATGGCTGGTAGTAAGTGGAGCACCAACAGAACACTGGCCAATAGTTATGCGCTGGGGACCTCCATCAGACGATGATCCTAAAGAAGAACAATGGCCGTACCGAATAAAGCTTGACGGTACAACAATTGATAACTCGTTTATAAAATAA